The proteins below are encoded in one region of Streptomyces marianii:
- a CDS encoding (2Fe-2S)-binding protein translates to MVCHCNNVTRKDLTDAFHQGAHDVTALAGATRATTGCGSCAPVVRSLCATLGRRADDRSRAADDSRTDAKRQGSTPP, encoded by the coding sequence GTGGTCTGCCACTGCAACAACGTCACCAGGAAGGACCTCACCGACGCGTTTCACCAGGGGGCGCACGACGTCACGGCGCTCGCCGGCGCCACCCGCGCGACCACGGGCTGCGGAAGCTGCGCCCCGGTGGTCCGATCGCTGTGCGCGACCCTCGGCAGGCGCGCCGACGACCGGAGCCGCGCCGCCGACGACAGCCGCACGGACGCCAAGAGACAAGGGAGCACACCCCCATGA
- a CDS encoding class I adenylate-forming enzyme family protein — MFKVPQSKKFLYLGVMSDRAAVKHGNTPITLDHDMEAFPEAGRKLTVREFAGHVAETANRLWAAGVRPSEHVAIYKTSNFDITVLACAVARIGAVPVMLSPHLDGPTIDKLLQRLQGSTLLTDEAKLSGELAGSPLAELTTRVLTAVGSYPGAVPLADFAGAPERQPVLLAPDQPALMTHTSGTTGIPKLVVHSARSLGARGNWQNKVVRMIRKRETVAMHVSYVHSRMYLGLAVLQLRGMPMVFMNDASPAHVADVLVKHRPGVLETHPNSFLEWEAMLDDPRRPISNVKYFNSTFDAIHPSTMHKFLHATDRDHPVFLQVYGQSECGPLAARTYRRRNALKADGRCQGYPTPGMTKYRLVSRDGKPPTKESPGYIDVSTAGRALTYFGEQERFDKQVIGEWWRGGDVGYRTRWGCLHLLDREVDVIPGIDSTLEVEDAVLHRLEELTELVIVPGPDQEAIPVVCTRGDRPLDPARWAAAVADQPPLAEPLQRTLAELPRTATAKIKRLELARLLAESIRAERDAVQEPQASR, encoded by the coding sequence ATGTTCAAGGTTCCGCAGAGCAAGAAGTTCCTGTACCTCGGGGTGATGTCCGACCGTGCCGCCGTGAAGCACGGCAACACCCCGATCACTCTTGACCACGACATGGAGGCCTTCCCCGAGGCCGGCCGCAAGCTGACCGTCAGGGAGTTCGCCGGCCATGTCGCGGAGACCGCCAACCGGCTCTGGGCCGCCGGGGTGCGGCCCAGCGAGCATGTCGCCATCTACAAGACCTCCAACTTCGACATCACCGTCCTCGCCTGCGCCGTCGCCCGGATCGGCGCGGTGCCGGTGATGCTCTCGCCTCATCTGGACGGCCCCACCATCGACAAGCTCCTGCAGCGGCTCCAGGGCTCCACGCTCCTCACCGACGAGGCCAAGCTGTCCGGTGAGCTGGCCGGCTCGCCACTCGCGGAGCTGACGACGCGGGTCCTCACGGCGGTGGGGTCGTACCCCGGCGCCGTCCCGCTCGCCGACTTCGCCGGGGCGCCGGAGCGTCAGCCGGTGTTGCTCGCCCCGGACCAGCCGGCACTGATGACGCACACCTCCGGCACCACCGGCATCCCGAAGCTGGTGGTCCATTCGGCGCGTTCGCTCGGCGCCCGCGGCAACTGGCAGAACAAGGTCGTCCGGATGATCCGCAAGCGCGAGACCGTCGCCATGCACGTGTCCTACGTGCACTCGCGCATGTATCTCGGGCTGGCTGTCCTGCAATTGCGCGGCATGCCCATGGTGTTCATGAACGACGCCTCTCCGGCGCATGTGGCCGATGTCCTCGTCAAGCACCGGCCAGGCGTTTTGGAGACCCACCCCAACTCGTTCCTGGAGTGGGAGGCGATGCTGGACGACCCCCGCCGGCCCATCTCCAACGTCAAGTACTTCAACAGCACCTTCGACGCGATCCACCCCAGCACCATGCACAAGTTCCTGCACGCGACCGACCGGGACCACCCCGTCTTCCTGCAGGTGTACGGGCAGAGCGAGTGCGGTCCGCTGGCGGCCCGTACGTACCGCCGCCGGAACGCCCTGAAGGCCGACGGCCGCTGCCAGGGCTATCCGACGCCCGGCATGACCAAGTACCGGCTGGTGAGCCGGGACGGGAAGCCGCCGACCAAGGAGTCGCCCGGCTACATCGACGTCTCCACGGCAGGCCGTGCGCTGACGTACTTCGGCGAGCAGGAGCGCTTCGACAAGCAGGTCATCGGCGAGTGGTGGCGCGGCGGCGACGTCGGGTACCGCACCAGGTGGGGCTGTCTGCACCTGCTGGACCGCGAGGTCGACGTCATCCCCGGCATCGACTCCACGCTCGAGGTCGAGGACGCGGTGCTGCACAGGTTGGAGGAGCTGACCGAGCTGGTCATCGTGCCCGGTCCGGACCAGGAGGCCATCCCGGTCGTCTGCACCCGTGGCGACAGGCCTCTCGACCCGGCCCGCTGGGCCGCGGCCGTCGCCGACCAGCCGCCGTTGGCCGAGCCGCTCCAGCGCACCCTCGCCGAGCTGCCGCGCACCGCGACCGCGAAGATCAAGCGGCTCGAACTGGCCCGTCTGCTGGCCGAGTCCATCAGGGCGGAGCGGGACGCCGTGCAGGAGCCGCAGGCCTCCCGCTAG
- a CDS encoding NADPH-dependent FMN reductase: MSSERIRVAVILASVRKGRFGPTIANWFISTAAQRDDVETDLIDLADFPLPTALTDEPTPEVAEMHRAFSARLAEADGFVIVTPEYNHSFPASLKVAADWTQMEWHAKPVGFVGYGGLAGGLRAVQQLKHIFTELHAVPVRDAVSFHGPWGQFDENGALIDPTDAEAAAKVLWDKLSWWATATKEAKARRPYDG; encoded by the coding sequence ATGTCGAGCGAGCGTATCCGTGTGGCCGTGATCCTGGCGAGCGTCCGAAAAGGGCGCTTCGGCCCGACGATCGCCAACTGGTTCATCAGTACCGCCGCCCAGCGCGATGACGTCGAGACCGACCTGATCGACCTGGCGGACTTCCCGCTGCCGACCGCCCTCACCGACGAACCGACCCCCGAGGTCGCCGAGATGCACCGCGCGTTCTCAGCGCGGCTCGCCGAGGCCGACGGCTTCGTCATCGTGACCCCGGAGTACAACCACAGCTTCCCGGCATCGCTGAAGGTGGCCGCGGACTGGACGCAGATGGAGTGGCACGCGAAGCCGGTCGGTTTCGTCGGCTACGGCGGCCTGGCCGGCGGTCTGCGCGCGGTCCAGCAGCTCAAGCACATCTTCACCGAGCTGCACGCGGTCCCGGTGCGCGACGCCGTCAGCTTCCACGGCCCGTGGGGGCAGTTCGACGAGAACGGCGCGCTGATCGACCCGACCGACGCCGAGGCGGCGGCGAAGGTGCTGTGGGACAAGCTCAGCTGGTGGGCGACGGCCACCAAGGAGGCCAAGGCGCGCCGTCCCTACGACGGCTGA
- a CDS encoding NAD(P)/FAD-dependent oxidoreductase: MTRTLVVVGHGMAGHRLAEEMLKDPAQERWRIVVLGEEPRPAYDRVALSSLLGGRTADQLGLAAPGFLGDPRLELRLGTPVTGADRRARTVSCADGSRVGYDALVLATGSRPFVPPVPGHDLPGCFVYRTVEDVEAIRAAAVPGRPAVVVGGGLLGLEAVGGLRRLGMRTHVVELAPWLMSQQIDAGGGRVLARLIGRLGVRVHCGRTLRTVEPGPDGRVRGVALDDGTALDTPLVVFSAGVRPRDDLAAPLGLARGERGGFLVDEHCRTADERVWAIGECAAVAGRCVGLAAPGYRMAESVARRLLHGAGPALTGADTSARLKLLGVDVAGFGDAHARSEGALEFIRDDHGAGSYAKVVLAADGRTLLGGVLAGDARAYPALRALLGRELPMAPERLLTEAQR, translated from the coding sequence ATGACCCGCACGCTCGTCGTCGTCGGTCACGGAATGGCCGGGCATCGACTCGCCGAGGAGATGCTGAAGGACCCCGCGCAGGAACGCTGGCGGATCGTGGTGCTCGGCGAGGAGCCGCGGCCTGCGTACGACCGGGTCGCGCTCTCCTCGCTGCTGGGCGGGCGCACCGCTGACCAGCTCGGTCTGGCGGCACCTGGGTTTCTCGGTGACCCGCGGCTCGAGCTGCGACTGGGCACGCCCGTGACCGGTGCCGACCGGCGGGCGCGCACCGTCAGCTGTGCGGACGGGTCCCGGGTCGGATACGACGCGCTGGTCCTGGCCACCGGTTCTCGGCCGTTCGTGCCGCCGGTGCCGGGACACGACCTGCCCGGGTGCTTCGTCTACCGGACGGTGGAGGATGTCGAGGCCATCCGCGCCGCGGCCGTCCCCGGCCGTCCCGCCGTGGTGGTCGGCGGCGGTCTGCTCGGTCTGGAGGCCGTGGGCGGCCTTCGGCGGCTCGGGATGCGGACCCATGTCGTGGAACTGGCGCCCTGGCTGATGTCCCAGCAGATCGACGCCGGCGGCGGCCGGGTCCTCGCCCGGCTGATCGGGCGACTCGGGGTACGGGTGCACTGCGGCCGGACCCTGCGCACGGTCGAACCGGGGCCGGACGGGCGGGTGCGCGGGGTGGCCCTCGACGACGGCACCGCACTGGACACCCCGCTCGTGGTCTTCTCGGCCGGTGTCCGGCCCCGGGACGACCTCGCCGCCCCCCTCGGTCTCGCACGGGGCGAGCGTGGCGGCTTCCTGGTGGACGAGCACTGCCGCACCGCGGACGAGCGCGTCTGGGCGATCGGAGAGTGCGCCGCGGTGGCCGGGCGCTGCGTCGGCCTGGCCGCCCCCGGCTACCGGATGGCCGAGAGCGTCGCACGCCGGCTGCTCCACGGCGCTGGCCCCGCCCTCACCGGCGCCGACACCTCGGCCAGGCTGAAACTCCTGGGCGTGGACGTCGCCGGGTTCGGTGACGCCCATGCCCGTTCCGAGGGGGCGCTGGAGTTCATCCGGGACGACCACGGCGCGGGCAGCTACGCCAAGGTGGTCCTCGCAGCGGACGGCCGGACCCTGCTCGGCGGTGTCCTCGCGGGAGACGCCCGCGCCTACCCGGCGCTACGGGCCCTGCTCGGCCGGGAACTTCCGATGGCACCGGAGCGGTTGCTCACCGAGGCGCAGCGCTGA